One stretch of Pseudoxanthomonas sp. Root65 DNA includes these proteins:
- a CDS encoding undecaprenyl-diphosphate phosphatase has protein sequence MTDLLAALLLGILEGLTEFLPISSTGHLLIAQHWLGERSDFFNIVIQAGAILATTLVFRRRIWELTTGCWRDAEARDYAMKLAAAFLVTALVGLPVRLAGWELPETVTPIAWALILGGVWMLFAEHVAEKRGDVATITWKVAILVGLAQVVAGVFPGTSRSAAAIFMAMLAGTSRRSSAAEFVFLLGIPTMFAASGYAFLELVQDDALGSENWGEVALAFAAATATGFVVVKWLLGFIKAHRFTGFAIYRIVLGALLLLLMPAGS, from the coding sequence ATGACCGACCTGCTCGCCGCGCTGCTGCTCGGCATCCTCGAAGGCCTGACCGAATTCCTGCCGATCTCCAGCACCGGCCACCTGCTGATCGCGCAGCACTGGCTGGGCGAGCGCTCGGACTTCTTCAACATCGTCATCCAGGCCGGCGCCATCCTCGCCACCACGCTGGTGTTCCGCCGCCGGATCTGGGAACTGACGACCGGCTGCTGGCGCGATGCCGAAGCCCGCGACTACGCCATGAAGCTGGCCGCCGCCTTCCTGGTCACCGCGCTGGTCGGCCTGCCGGTACGCCTGGCCGGCTGGGAGCTGCCGGAAACCGTCACCCCCATCGCCTGGGCGCTGATCCTCGGCGGCGTGTGGATGCTTTTCGCCGAACATGTCGCCGAGAAGCGCGGCGATGTCGCCACGATCACCTGGAAGGTGGCCATCCTGGTGGGCCTGGCGCAGGTGGTGGCCGGCGTGTTCCCCGGCACCTCGCGCTCGGCGGCGGCCATCTTCATGGCGATGCTGGCCGGCACCAGCCGGCGCTCGTCGGCGGCGGAATTCGTGTTCCTGCTCGGCATCCCCACCATGTTCGCGGCCAGCGGCTACGCCTTCCTGGAGCTGGTCCAGGACGATGCGCTCGGCTCGGAGAACTGGGGCGAAGTGGCGCTGGCCTTCGCCGCCGCCACCGCCACCGGCTTCGTGGTGGTGAAGTGGCTGCTCGGTTTCATCAAGGCGCACCGCTTCACCGGCTTCGCGATCTACCGGATCGTGCTGGGCGCGTTGTTGCTGTTGCTGATGCCGGCGGGGAGCTGA
- a CDS encoding META and DUF4377 domain-containing protein, whose protein sequence is MKRLLLLALPLALAGCPKPAEQTDAPAPVTTAAPEAPATPSADAATLLPQYHWQLMDATDAQGKRIDALFARADKPLQLDFKDGRLGVANTCNRMGGTYTLSDASLTIGRLTSTMMACTDTALMALDQEAGKRLEGTLKIAATQDGVAQLKLTTATGDTLVFAGNPTAETRYGGPSERVFLEVAAETKPCSHPLIPDKQCLQVREIAYDDKGLKVGTPGEFQPFHDSIEGYTHQPGIRNVLRVDRYTVKNPPADASPQAYVLDMVVESANETP, encoded by the coding sequence ATGAAACGACTGCTGCTGCTCGCCCTGCCGCTGGCGCTGGCCGGCTGCCCCAAGCCGGCCGAACAGACCGACGCGCCTGCGCCGGTGACGACCGCCGCCCCGGAAGCGCCTGCGACCCCGTCCGCGGATGCTGCGACGCTGCTCCCGCAGTACCACTGGCAGCTCATGGACGCGACCGACGCGCAGGGCAAGCGCATCGATGCCCTGTTCGCACGTGCCGACAAGCCATTGCAGCTCGACTTCAAGGACGGCCGCCTGGGTGTGGCCAATACCTGCAACCGGATGGGCGGCACCTACACGCTGTCGGACGCCAGCCTCACCATCGGCCGCCTGACGTCCACCATGATGGCCTGCACCGACACCGCATTGATGGCGCTGGACCAGGAAGCGGGCAAGCGGCTGGAAGGCACGCTGAAGATCGCCGCCACCCAGGACGGCGTCGCCCAGCTGAAGCTCACCACGGCGACCGGCGACACCCTCGTGTTCGCCGGCAACCCGACCGCCGAAACCCGCTACGGCGGCCCCAGCGAACGCGTGTTCCTGGAAGTCGCCGCCGAGACCAAACCCTGCAGCCACCCACTGATCCCCGACAAGCAGTGCCTGCAGGTGCGCGAGATCGCGTACGACGACAAGGGCCTGAAAGTCGGCACGCCCGGCGAGTTCCAGCCCTTCCACGACAGCATCGAGGGCTACACGCACCAGCCCGGCATCCGCAACGTGCTGCGCGTGGACCGCTACACGGTGAAGAACCCGCCCGCCGATGCGTCGCCGCAGGCGTACGTGCTGGACATGGTGGTGGAGTCGGCGAACGAGACGCCGTAA